The stretch of DNA AGGTCACTTATAACCAAGCTCTTCTACGCCAAGTGGAGTACGCGTACGCGGTACGCAAACCTCAGCGCTCGACTGAAAATCATAATGGCGAAGATAATCGGTAATAACTTCAAACCTGAACGAGCAATCGATGATCCAAGACTGACATCGTCAGAAAGTTACAGCGACTTGAGTTCGGGGAAGTGAATATTCTAGCTCCGATGACGAAGTTCAAATTACTCTCGGCGATCAATCATGCCTGTCATTGTCAACCCAATCGCTGTGAAATCATGCCGACACcgaagtaatgccaatgctctaaAGACATCGACATGAATTCTAAAAGTGCAAGcatttttaatgtgttacagAACACCCTGATGTAGCCATGATTAGTCTAGAACCGGCAGTCCTGTCTACAGCGTTCCGTTTCTAGTGCCTGAGCGTACGTACAGTCCCCCTATGTACAAGCAAAGCACTTGGGCCTGGATATGCCCcgggcagttttcttttaggcttGTAGTTCAGTAGTTGGACTTGCAACTTTCGCTAAAAGCAGCCCTTCTCAAAGTGGTATtcgcagaaaactttatttctgctcGACTTAAACATCGACACCGAGTGCTTGGCCCCTATATTCTGTAGCCATTCTATACACTGTAGGCTAAGTGGAAAAGCTTACAGTTGCATACGTCGACTGCTTCATTGACCAAGTTtacgacgtcacttccggtattttagtacaccgctgtttgttagccagtgagtgaaagtgaataaaatcgacTGAAAGCCCCTTTCAATGACCATATAGGTTTAtattccaaaattaattttcagggtaaatttcccctttaagtttcaaacatttgtctcttctgtgtgctttctttgattacctacaggctcaacttattcacaGAACTTATTTGCaatattaatttgaaagttaaaatgtgcttggttaataggatgaaaatactgataagaTTAAACCGCTGAAGATTCCTTATAACCtaacagatatgctgttttttatgatgtaaatcttgataagcaagtcttgtttactttaattagaatgtaattaactctcatttattagctactattgactaatatagtctatagaagctattgggataggtatccgtccggcgtccaccgtcagtctgtatgtatgcgtatgtatgtatgtatgtccgtttgtgaggcgtccgtccactcaaatatcttgagaaccgcagtacttactgatttgatatttgttgtgtagataaaatatataattttgagagaCTATTTCCATTGATTTTTaggctcccatagccatatgtatatatggcaatggaagctattcttataggctagggaaatgtctgtatgtctgtatgtctgtatgtctgtatgtctgtccgtcaacatcaaaaactccaaaaccgctgcacatttcatcttgatatttggtgtgtacatggatgatgggctgtagatgagattttgttcaaatgaagttgtcattgccaaaaatatgcaaattagtgccaaaaaaggcgtttttggtaaaaaatcttcttcttcataaccgctggtcagacagctttgatatttggtatacaggtccctagggataacccaagttggatttgttcaaattgtgatgaaatatgcaaatctgtatttttaaggaatttttttgtcatttttggtcaaaaatttatttcatcaaaaccgcttgtctgacagctttgatatttggtatacaggtccctagggataacccaagttggatttgttcaaattgtaatgaaataagcaaatctgtatttttaaggaatttttttgtcatttttggtcaaaatttatttcatcaaaaccgcttgtctgacagctttgatatttggtatacaggtccctagggataacccaagttggatttgtttaaattgtgatgaaatatgcaaatctgtatttttaaggaatttttgtcatttttggtcaaaatttatttcatcaaaaccgcttgtctgacagctttgatatttggtatacaggtccctagggataaccaacttggatttgttcaaattgtaatgaaataagcaaatctgtatttttaaggaatttttttgtcatttttggtcaaaaatttatttcatcaaaaccgcttgtctgacagctttgatatttggtatacaggtccctagggatagcccaatttggatttgtttcatattgtgatgaaataagcaaatctgtatttttaaggaatttttgtgtcatttttggtcaaaaatttatttcatcaaaacgctcgtctgacagctttgatatttggtatacaggttcctatagatataaactaaatatgatatacagaatatatgatgaaatctgcaattttgtatttttggtgcaatttttgccattttggtcaaaaaatgtgtttctcaaaaactacttgtctgatgcctttgatatttggtatacaggttcctgggggttctcttagtgtgatatagtgaaatttgatgaaatcttcaatttttgtatttttgggtcagtttttgccgtttttggtcaaaatatttgtttctcaaaagttactcatgtgatagctttgatatttggtatacatttttatacataattatgatgaaatcatcaattttgtatttttgcagctaattttgccattttaggtcaggccatcctgaaatgagctatcaaagatctcaaccttcttcatcaatacatatgtcacaaaacgttgctctctacataacacagcagagctctgtcgaccattgggtcgcttgttagctcccatagccatatgtatatatgttcacaagtttacattttattgaaaatctcaatagccaatGAGCAGATTAggtgaaaaattagcatgtaagtactttgggctgacctgaaatgattgtgcacatcttgggtcagtatcttggacttgctatttttcatgaattttttttgtaattttctcccatttttggtcaaaaatcttcttctctgaaaccacaagtctgattgatttgaaagttggtatggaagtgcataggagtgacctttcccaaatctgggcaaatcgtggtgaaatttgcatatttgcattttttggctatttttttcatttttgatcaaaattttttttaactctgaaaccacacgtccgattgagttgaaacttagtgtagaggtttttacgggtgacgtcagtaagatttgatcaaattctggtgaaatttgcataattttattttattggggaattgtttctatttgtgataaaaaaatctttagcttgattttagcttgttttgataactatatgggagcgaccagtgacattgtcactattttttgatattgttgaaaatagggaaattagcaccaaaaaaggcgttttttggtaaaaaatcctCTTCTTCATaacactggtcagacagctttgttatttggtatacagatccctagggataacccaacttagatttttaaaattgtgatgaaatatgcaaatctatatttttaaggatttttttccccatttttggtcagaccatcctgaaatgagctatcaaagatatccaccttcttcatcaatacatgtgtcacaaaaggttattctctacataacacagcagagctctgtcaactgttgggtcgcttgttttttcaaaaccgctggtcagacagctttaatatttggtttacaagtccctaggattaccttagtgagataatttcatacagtcaggaaatacttaattttgtatccatgtctatagtagcttcagggactttggccctatgtttcaatAATATCATAATAATTTGTAATTTAGTATTCCCTGTTGCTGTACAAGTAATGTTCAATACTTTTTATGGGGTATCgctagataaatgaataaatgctgaacatgaatttttgaaaaaaaaatattatatcatGTAAAAACTTCAATGATGAAAAGTAATGTTCCATCAAAGCATTTCATGTTAGCTGAACACCGAAGATAATCAAAAGCTCAATCTAGTCATACttgtattttttccaaattgGAAGCTCAATTTATagcttgtaaaatgttgcaaaccTGTAAGCTCCTAAGATATCTCACCTGTACACTGTTTTTAAACACGATAACTTTGTGAGTAAAGGAAACCTATAACCCTGAATATTGAAACTAAAAATTAAAGTCAAATTTACATGACATGAGGATGAAGATATGCAATGGTACATATTAGTTTTGTAtctgaaatctttgattataatGTGAACTTTGAAATCTGTGCCCTTCTGAGTTCTACCTGTAGCACCTAATGAATATATCCCCCATAGTATAAAAATGGACATTTATACCATTTCAAAGTACACCTTAATATTTGTACTTGGAAACAGCATCGATGTTGTTCTTCCATATTGAAAGGTAAAATTCATATTCTCTTGTCCAACCTTTCTTAAATTGACAAAGTTCAAATGAATTTATTATCATTTGTCCTCTACAGAAATCTTGTATTATAGGTTTAGGATCTACCCAGAGATTTAAACTTGTCCTTTCAAATCTCATCTCAATGTTCTGAAAAATAGTAATTGGCagatttacacaaaatttgGTCAGGTTTACTCCACATAGCACTTACCAATCAGCTATACCAGTACATTATGGATTATACCTCAATCTCTATTACAACAGTCCTGCTTAAAGTTGGGTTTAttgctgaaatgtcattgatGTGTATAAAGAActgtttattctttattttacaGGAATTCATGGAATTGGTAGGCAACATAAGACTTGATCATCTGCCACTACCAATGAGTGCTGTGATAACCAGCCTTAATAGCAGCAGTTGCAAATGGGGAATGAAAAAGCACAAGGACAAAATGCTGTTGATGGTGAAAGGATATTTAAACCAACTTATTCAAGTCAATGATGATTTGGTAGCAATGTTAGCAAGATATCAAGTAGGTAGTGCTATTGCAGCCAATTTAAGTGATCACAGTGGTAATAAAAAAGTTGAATACCAAGGTAAGGCTACTCAGAGCAGCCTTGCAGATAGCGAAAGTAATCTGTCAGATTTACACCAAGGTAGATCTCAGAATGTGTCTAAAAATATTGGCAGTAGAGAGTCACCAAATCATTTACACTCCACAGAGCCTGCAAAAGAGtgtatggaaaatatttccACAGTTGCGAATCTTTCTCAAAATGAGAGTGAAAGAGATTGCATGCACACTTTGGAAACTACCGATAAGAGGTTTCAGAAAACGGAGGTCTTGGGCTCAGGTGAGGCAAAACTTGACATCATGAATGACAGCATCAGTAATATGAGTGGTAATACTAGAAATAATGATGCTTcatcaaaaaatatgaaacctGTAAATTCAAATGAAGCTACCGGGGGTATGGCTCAATTACCTCAGAATGATGCCACTGAACTAAGACATCAGGACAAACATTTTGACCATGACAAACATGATAATGTACAGCGAAGAACTTTAACAGTGTCTCCCCCTGCTAAGAAAGAAAGGGAAAATGACAGCAACACTGAGAAAACTGAAAGTAATGTTGTCACTGTAGTAACCGAGTCAAAATCCACATCTGAACTACCGGTACCTAGGGCTAATCATGACATTGACCCTGCCGAGGAAGCCAAAGGTTCAGATAATAAGTCCAACAGAAATCATGAACTTAAAGTAAGAAACAGTGAGATGACAGGCCAAGATGCAacaggaaaaaggaaaaatgttATCAATATTAACAAGCATTCATTAAGTACTGCTCAAttggaaaagaaaaaagaagatAAGCCTAAAGCCAGTTCAACAGCTGTATGTGATCACCCTTTAGTCAACACTGATAGTAACGTTGATAGCTCATTTGATTGGATGCCTgaattatcacaaaataatgttGAGGAAAGGAAAGACTTTGATACAGCTGTGGAAGGTGTTTCGGCAGAAGGATTTACTGAGCCAAAAGTTGTGACTTTAGGTGCGGCTAACAAAAATATACCTAGCCATCATGGAAGTGCAGAAATAAGAGCAACTCATGAACAAGAAAAGAAAAGGGCCAACCAATTCAATGATTCCAAACAGGTTAATGATAGGATGGCAGAAAATTCACAATCGCAAGCATGCGACACTTCCCTTTACCAGGATAAAATAAATGTTAGCCCTGACCCACTTGAAGCAGGCTTAAGTTCTGAAgaaaacaagaaagaaaatgaTGCTAAAACTGAACATGCTGTACAAGGTGCTGAGAAAAAAGATGGTGGTAATGTAGGCTCTGAGACAGACAAACATCCAGGTGGAGAATCAATGATTGATAGGCCTACTGAAACGACTAAATACCCAGTTCACTTAACATCCACTGATGGAAAATTAAGCTGTGGAAGCAAATCTATTACATTTGAGGGCAGTCAATCATTATTGCATTATGTATTTCTTGTGTATTCACAAAAAATAAGTGACTTGAAAAAGAAACATAGAGTTTCTATAGATTATAAAGATAAAAATGGaacaaaatttattgttgtGCCCCAAAGTTCTTGCACTAATGAAGATGCAAAACAAGTCAGTGAAGATTTGAAGGAATTGTTCAAATGcgttgagaaaaatcttaaatatggTATCGTAGATTTTAGAAGGCTGGGCATTGATTCCACCAAAAAGGCTAAAGTGATGGACATTATTGCACAATGTGAAAGGGAGAATATGATTGTTCGTGTCCCAgttgctgaaaaaaatgttgtcaaattaTGCAGTGAAAATCAGGAGATGTTGGATGATACTGTGCGAAAGATTAATAAAACCTTAGGGATTGTGCCTCCAAAAAAAGATAGCAACGTTGGaaatgcagattttaaagaTAATAAGACAGCTCAACccttgaaaatatcaaagagCCAGACTTAAATTCTAAACATATATcaggcagaactgaaaaagCTGAGGAAAGTTCCAATCAGTCAGGTACCAGTAGTAAGGAGGGATCAGTTACATCAATGAACATGGGTAGTAAGAAGGGTGAGTCACTGATAAATGTGAGACTCATGCAGTTAAAGAAAATCAGTATATATTACAATTCTTCTATGACACCTACAAATATGAGATCACAGAGCTTTCAAAACGCTATAATGTTAGAATCAAATGGGACCCATCAATTGATGCAGGTACTATAAACATCATTCGGAAGATGATTGTCTTGCTGAGTCTGTAGAATTGGCAAAAGgaaaattgaaatcttattttcaaacaatacgtGGATTACTTGAGAAGGAGGTAGTTGATTTCAGCCACAACCCTGACATAACAGAAAAAACTATACAAGAGGCACAAGGGATGttggaaatttacaaaaatgatgtCTCCTTTCTTTTAACACCAAAGGGGAAATTTGTCTTGTTCAGTGATAATAAACGATTGCTGCAGAAGGCTAAAAATGTGGTGGTGTCATCCTTGGGATTACTGTCTCAGAAATCTCACTCAGTAGGGAGCAGTGTGGACAAAGAACACTCACAAACTCCGCTAAAAGAGACAGTATCTGATAGTCCAAAATGTGAAACAGATAAAGCAACCAAAAAAGCTACAGTAGGGGAAGATATGTTAGCTTTTATGTTCCACGTCCACAGAGAAAGTTTGAGTAGTATTGCAAAGAACCATCGTGTAAAATTGGAATGGAATGAGGGTCATgatgttgtcataaaaccaGCAAAGGACAATGGCCAATGCACTGAGCAAAACCTAGAAGATGCGTATGAAGTGTTTGTTTCATTTGTGCAAAGCCTTCATACCAAGATGATATCCAAGGAGATAGACTTAAAGAGAAAAGATCTACCTACTAGCAGAATCAGTCAAGCTATCAAAGCAACCCAAGCCACCAATGACAAAATCCATATAATTGATAGCAATGAGCAAGTCAGAATATTAGGTGAGGCAAGTGAGGTGAAGTTTGCCACAGAGACATTCTGCAGTCACCTTGGTGTAAACATTCCCCAATCTCGTCATGGGGGACGGAAAAAAGGGGGATCTTTAGGCATTCAAAGAAGTAACAGTTCAGATGACAAAACAGACCAAAGAAGGAAGGTTTTATTAGAGTTTGAGGTGGGAAAAGTAAGGAAAACAAAAGTGTTAGTTTGTCAGGGAGATATAACAAAGGAAAGAGTGGATGCCATTTCAAATCCTGCCAATGAGAGACTTGACCATGGTGCAGGTATTGCTGGTGCTATTATTAAAGCTGGAGGATATGGCATTCAAAGAGAGAGTAATAACATCATTCAAAGAATGAGAAGACACCTCGACATAGCTGAAGTGGTTTACACTGGGGCTGGAACTTTACAATGTAAATGGGTTCTTCATGTGGTCGGTCCAAGATGGGATGAGAGAAATTTAGGGAGAGTGACAGAAGCCTTACATAATTGTTGTATAAATCTTCTATCATGGGCTGAAAGTTTAGGAGCAAAGTCTGTGGCCATACCAGCTATtggtacaggtacatgtatagcGTTTTTATATCTTATATTTCATTTATGATATTAAAACCAATTGTACCCAACATATGCTGGCCTTGTAAGAAATATGTCATCCAAGCATTCAATTAACAGTTACAGTAGCTGTGTTTGGCacagatttgttttgtgaactGTCCAGGACATTGTTAGATCTAACATTATCCCTCATCAGAGGTACTtaagaaagtgtagcttttgGATGAAAATGACAGCCTTGACACCGTGCAGGATAGCTTGGAATGGAATCCGTAAGCTTGGTCATCCAAAAAtagctttgaacatattttgctATTTAGGGCataaaacaagatggctgacagcaAAAGCAGTGGTAGTAGCGGAAAATAATATACCCGTTTTCGACAAAAAATCAACAAGTTGTGTTGTGTAAGATGCTGTGTTCAGTGAGGTTCAGGTTCAATTACACATCTGTAAAGTCTCTGCCcccattttacaaaacttgctgAGAAATCTCTGTTCATATGAAGAGAGTGTATGTTGACAGggaggtcaaataatgatagtgtccaATGTAGTATTTCAGAGCAGCACAACAGTTatgtttgtttaattttattagtcaataacaacaacatgactaataaacataaacaacaatacaaacaacaacaacattggcagagagttgcattgggtcaaataatgatagtgtccttgtagcgttccTTATGACCAGGGGTTTCAGTAAGTTTTGAGTAGGGggctaaaataaaaaagtaggTAACCTGCAGCTGCATAGCAGCTGCCACAACCGCGAAGTGGTCATCGGGGAAGGATGTGGGAGGGGCGTCCCCCTCCGAGCCTAAGGCCCGAAGCCCTGgaaaatcagcaaaaaaattcatttttaaagctcaCAATCACTTGAAATTATAGTATTTTCAGAAGTATTGTCAGCCATGTGCCAggacaatttgtgttcatatcataaaagccatttttctGGGAGACTATatatgataatcataatttaaaatgataaaatttgggtattgttgaatatattttgaacaaagaaaactaatATCTAGAAAAAATTTGACAGTATTGCTTtgtaaagtaagaaccttgatatacgGTATGATAAGGCAAGTCACACCTTAGAGTTACAAGTAGAActcatgaactggtgaaatccctctaaattttctggtaaagaggAAATCCCCcagttgatgccatcctggaagAAACGCTGTGATATTTTAAACACAGAAAACGATAATCTTTTCATTATTGTACCATGTTGTGCTTTAAATTAGGAACCCTGATGTTAGGTATGAAAGTGGGTAAATGAAGAACCTTAATACCATTTAAGGGAagtaaaaatgataatttttttatccataatgattaaaaatgattatgttgaccatatttcacaaatagaaacaaagaaagaacCTTGATATGGGatataaaaatttcagaagCTCGTATATTTGATTTAACCTGAtgataatttttagctcatatttggtatttatataaataccaaaaagagcttatatgatgagtcggtgcaggcgtctgtatgtctgtatgtatgagggtatgtatgtgcggatgtatgtccgtcacacacaaaggctcccataccgccaaagctaccatctcagcatttggtgtacaggtagatgcaagggttgagatgtgacgttgttcaaatgaacacgtcagtgtcaaaaatgtgcaaatgaggtaagaaaaagggaaatcctacaaatgtgcaggagtggtggcagtaactgaatcagcccacacatctgaataagaggattttgacctttaaagccgcacttttcaatcccaggttctcgcattagtggagttctcctcccagtcaaacacctggccagtacgatgtttgatttctatattcattacacaaactgatctaaaccttttgtcacattttgctaatcctgcaaacagagtttatgcaagcttttgattgacggtcggttcaaatcgccaacggtcattgattccccaccacaaacgctcgaatttcctaaaaaattgtcttccaggcgcgttagactttgaatataaccacagagttcgatcggcagcaacttcacgctgaccgcttggcagtctgtctgtgtttttgcggccggggaaaactaaaaagtggcattttctggagcgtgtgcccgcgtgttgcctgtttggtgtccacttacacaatgaacgccgccatagcttggcttccttttaaagggaggctccgcctttaattatttgtgtatgcagggtacctattatgtttgggagtggtagcagtaactgaaacagctgaTTGGTCATTTCttatcattgtttatgaactgtgacatattaacagacctgctgaaaccatggatgtctatttttgtacatccatggttgaaagattctctgctatgcatgttgctaaaattgaccttacctaaagtttcagaccttattaacttttgtcattcttggtTTTCTGTTTAactatttcttgttgtttttctggttgtactgtgcagaaattgtcataacatcaatgtataattttcctgcactgaacagatagaaacaacacttattgttgatctttggtatgtactaattctgatcaaaattgagcgacaccgtataattgcggtatttttgaaGTGAGTTCAAAGGTCTGcttgtattttaaaacaatcagGACGAAGTTCTTATTGATGTGGATAGTTTGAAAATCAGTACATATCATACCTCCAGCTGTACATACACATTGACGCCTATATGGCAGTGCAACACACGTCGGCCTACTAAAATTCAAACTGTTATAAATCAAGAAGTTTTTTCGTAAGAAACAGGTCATTGCcttcaaaacattttaaacctaggtaattatccttctcttgttccTTGGTGCGCTTTAAAAACCCAAGATTGTACAGCAAAGTTTGACCTCACGATCGGTTCTCCCTTTGTTTCAGCCATCTTGAATAGAGCTTTTGAGGGCCGACAGCAATAGTACCCATGTTTTCATTGGTGGATATAAAAGTCACCACATAGGGGTCACCAATTGcagtagccaatagaatcgtcaattGCAATTCCGAATTTTATTCAGGCAATGCATGCTAGATGTGTTACACAGCGATCACAGTTGCTCGTCTACAAAACTGTGTTTCGTATAAAACCCGTAGCATAATTTGATAACACAGCTTGTCTGaaccatttcagaaggtaaaaaatattttagtgaTGAAAGAGTcccaattttccaaaaaagtagCTGGtaaaatcgtgagagtaaccggtcaattttgTCGGCTGCCGGtgcttaatgaaacccctgataACATCCACATTACATTGACTGaacgaacaacaacacaacagctATGTtccttgaattttattggtcaacaaaaaCACAACTAATAAGCATaaataacaatacaaacaactgCAACCAGATGTCTGGGTACCCTGTGATCATGTAGTCAtgtggtttggcggccatattggattttcaaagaaatccaatttaatctttaaaaatcttcttctccagaaccaacccaccatttcatttgaaatttcacttttacCATCCTCAGTGTGagtactttcaagtttgcgaaaatcataaacaaaagatctcaaacacaatattacaacataccaaacataaacaaaacacaatgacaaacaaaaaacatggaTTTACTAAGAATCTTTCTTCACACAAATCTAACAAATTAGAAATGAACACTCTTTGCAAAGGCTTTAAATTAATTCCCACaccaataataaataaattcatACTGAGAAAGAGACTCTGAtacacaataaaaaaaaaactcagaaaaataaattaaaacacaCGTCCACACGGactccacaaacaacacaggAAGCACAAGACACAAAAATTACCTAGAAGCTATGGTTAACTCTAGTTAGCATTTTCTTCCTCAACGCAAggcaaaccataagtctatTACAGAGAGGTATGTGACATACTACATATTAAGAAAACATGCTCATGCAGCTTCTAAATCCCAAGATATACACTttaaacattgtttttcttctttattgcattaagttctttaaaacaatatataaataccatgtaaaattgtttggaggaacaggaacttaattattgggtttgaaattaagcaaattttacaatttacatttaatggccgatataaaatctaatcaatgtttgaatattgatttatccccattaagttatataccaatggtaagggcattatctgggctttctaagaatgtattgtttatggtactttgttgtttttgtttccgactagcggtaaatatgttacccctaacccattcctattttactagtgagggcgtgacagccccctACAAAACAAGTCATTACACTCTTAcccaccatcagttaaatggcaaataagcagattatgacagctgagaatactagctaacagaaaatcatagtgggtaaaatgccttagaggggatgatttccatacctggccaacggactgttttgtgcatattgtttaaaaaaaatcacttaaaattgacacaaactgaaaggcttaagctttgtaactttaaaatatgcgacttttccccataaaactatacatgtttagaaaggcccttttcagagctttcaatcagtataacatttatatggtttcataattcatggttcgaggcagaaagggaaacattacccctaccccatatattataattttgtttttaaaaaatcacttaaaatcgacacaaactgaaaggtttaagctttgtaactttgaaatatgcgacttttccccataaaactatatatgtttagaaaggcctgattcagcactttcaaa from Ptychodera flava strain L36383 unplaced genomic scaffold, AS_Pfla_20210202 Scaffold_67__1_contigs__length_642179_pilon, whole genome shotgun sequence encodes:
- the LOC139128759 gene encoding uncharacterized protein; the protein is MLEIYKNDVSFLLTPKGKFVLFSDNKRLLQKAKNVVVSSLGLLSQKSHSVGSSVDKEHSQTPLKETVSDSPKCETDKATKKATVGEDMLAFMFHVHRESLSSIAKNHRVKLEWNEGHDVVIKPAKDNGQCTEQNLEDAYEVFVSFVQSLHTKMISKEIDLKRKDLPTSRISQAIKATQATNDKIHIIDSNEQVRILGEASEVKFATETFCSHLGVNIPQSRHGGRKKGGSLGIQRSNSSDDKTDQRRKVLLEFEVGKVRKTKVLVCQGDITKERVDAISNPANERLDHGAGIAGAIIKAGGYGIQRESNNIIQRMRRHLDIAEVVYTGAGTLQCKWVLHVVGPRWDERNLGRVTEALHNCCINLLSWAESLGAKSVAIPAIGTGIYGVPNHICAKMMYRAVMTYLGSQLNKGKLDEIHFIDIDKNTVKAFTKVFQEELERDGSSYSKPEDFGGDTEIWGCGSPVDGPLYGRKGTGLNQPDIKQLTEGQVMHRGKSDSSSKGSSNSHGAIPKSSSRASGTDDKTDRSEDLMENTCSICLDDIEDPKELACKHTFCKACIDQSEKVRGPTCPVCKQIFGLLKGDMPEGQMTHRLDKLQSLPGFSKCGSIVITYYFPSGYQKEEHPNPGKWYTGTTRTAYLPNNAEGQEVLKLLKIAFDRRLTFTIGRSVTSGLTDMVTWNDIHHKTNMYGGPTGFGYPDPDYLKSVKEELAAKGVK